CAAGCTCCTCAGCAAGTACATCTGGACCATCTATGGCACTGTATAATGAAATTGAAATTTGAAACCATGTTAACGACAtggaagggtattttggggattttaaCTTTACAGAAACAGGAGAAAGGTGGAGGGTATACCTGTCCAAAAACACGTCATATGTCGGTTTTTTATCACGCAATTTGTTCACCCCGTAGACTATCTTAACAGCATCAGTCAAGACAATTTGTTTGCTTACATAAATCGGTGCCTGCATACAGAGTGAGTCGTTACCAGTGGATAAAATATGTGAGATACAGAAGGTTAAAATTGTAAATTTATTATCCCACCAAAAAAGGTGGAACAAGACGAGACAGGGATATGGACAGATGTCAATGGGACAAAAGTTGTTATTTTGTGTACGGCCCAGAAAAGGTGGAACAAGACGAGACAAGGATATGGACAGATGTCAATAGGACAAAATTGTAATTTTGTGTCCCGCCCAAAAAGTGGGAGAGTGATTGATGTCGGTCAATAAGACAAAAACTGTAATTTTTTGTCTCGTCCAAAAAGGTGGGACAGGGACTGATGTCAATAAGACAAAAATTGTAACTTTATGTAGACAAGGACTTGTCCTCTATCTAGTGTTTGTAcaaaagacgtgaatgcccttCGTGTCCTCATTATCAAAACCAACAAAGCTAGTCCAATTATTAAAGGTGCATTTGGGTACCCTGCATCTTTTAGCTACATTTATGGCATCTGAAGGGCGAGCATCAACTCTAATATCTTCTGTGCCTGGCTGCAAGTTGTGAAATTCAATCAAGGTCAAAATTGTCAAATACTCAAATTAACTTCATCTATTCGTAGAAAATTATAATCATGGGGTTGTATGTGATATGTTCTTTATTTACCTTGTGAAAACATATATTTGCAAAATATATACTATCCACTCTTTCTGTAATTTGTACCATTTTTacctgaaattaaaaaaaaaaaaaaaaaaaaaaaaaaaagacaaaggcAACATTAGAGGAAACAAAAGGTCTTTTCCTACTTTAACTTCTTTCTGTTGCaccattaaaatattatataagtGCATGATAAATTCATGTACATACTTCATAGCCGAGTTTCCCAACAATATTTTTCACAAGCTGAAAATGATTTGGGAATCCCTGCAATTTAACAAGAAAAAAAAGTTAATATAGAAATTAGATTGAACTTCTCTTTAAGCATAAACAACCTAAACCTCATCTTCCAGTGTGGAGCTTATTAGCTTTTCAACAGCATATTCCCCTACAATATATTAACATAAAGTGTTATTACAATTAACAATATTTGGATAAAACTTTAAATATAACTGTGCATGATGAATGCATTTATTTACCTACAATAATTGGTAGCAAATAATCTCCATCACAATCACATGAAATTTTAAGAAAGATAGTGGGATTTCGATATTGGCTAAGAAATTCGGGTCCAAATGTATTGATGTTGTTTCTAAGACCTTTTCCTTGACCAGATATTGGAAACAACCTTGTAGTAGGTTTCCAATTTATTGCTTCTTGATATCCTTGTATGTGCATCTGATAGTGCATTAGTGTTTCTGCACAAAAATAAAAGGAACCCAAGATTCATAATCATAATCCAAAACTATAGATTTGACTAAAAACATCAATTGTTACACTTCTTCCACTAATCCCATTATCCCAACCATTTTATAGACATATAGTGGTATTTAGTTACAGAAAGTATAACAAATTCAACTCAATAGATTGAACACCAGTGGACAAGAAGCATCCTAGGTGGGATATAACTAGCTCTTAGTTTTTTGTTTGTGtaaaagacatgaatgccctcCTAATCCTCGTTATGGAAAATAGCCCTAGAAAAATTGTCTTGTCCAGTGAACTAGATAAGACCTTTGAACTTATAGTAGCTTTTTGCAGTAGATTAGGTAAGCTACTGTTGTAATTGGAAGCCTAATAAATAACTCCACTAGCAATTGACATTATGTTAAATTGAAAGTAATTTGATTTGCAATGTCATACAAATTAACTGCTCGTGTTAAGTTAAAGTGGTAGAGCTCTGGTAATCTAATCTATTGCACAACCAATCATACATATTCCCTATACGATCTCACAAGTCACAAGTCTCAACATAAAACTCCAAACTATAAATCAGTAAATGTTCTACAGACTACACTATACAGAGTGCAGTTAGAATTTTACACACAGACGAAACATAAGATTGAGAGGACTTTAAAAAAGTGATACGACGACCTACAAAACTAATTCGTAAAATATGGAGAATTCAACTGAGAAAATTAACTTCAAAGcttcaaaacaaaataaaaatcttTCAAGCATCTAGATTGTCATCTGTCACATCAGATTCTGATAAAGGGACAGTGATACCTGTCATGAGAACAGAAGCTTCCAAGTAATCATCACCGTCTTGATAGTCGTAGTCTTTAGATCTTCTACCACGAGAAGAATTACAAGATATGACAACCGATTTCGAGCGCCGGCGACGATAATGCTTTACTGTAGGAGTGGAATATGAAATTGAAGGTGATGAGCATCGGAGCTGAGTAGAGAATAATTTTTGATGATCGACGAAGTCGCCGGCTCCGGAGCTGACGAACGTGCGTGCACATAATTGAAGTCGGAGCATTGTACAAGAGAGATTCCGGTGTTTAGAGAGAAATGGGGTTGTTGGTGAGGTAGAAACAAGGTTCCATTGATCAAATCAGATCTTTATATATATAGAAAACGTACGATCTTCTATTTGACATATACACGTGGTTTTCTATCTTATTCCAATTATTTGTGTATTAAAATACTTTAGTTCTCTTTACTCAAAATGGAAGTAGAAATAAAATAtacaaaaacaaaagaaaaagatTAATGATTTATGTAAATAACATTCTAACAATTAAGGGTGTGTATGAGATGGTTTAATTCAGTTATTTGTTAAAAACGAGTTATAATTATTAGTATTGATTAATGTATTTCGATAGTCACTAGTTGTAAGACTCATGTATTGTATgagattattaaaaaaaaacaaacatgaagatctaacaaattagaaattttgaatttataagaaaaaatagaaaaatatttaattattaaaatccaAGTGTTTATTTATCTTataaattaaactaataatttaaatacataaacaattaaaatattcAATTTAGAAATTATAAAGAAAATTGCATTAATGAATtggatatgcatttattattacatttaaatattatatgaaattgacaaaACTGTATAAATGGTCatgtggttagctgaaaattgtcactttggtccaaagaagtttggactagcaccagtggtccaaaactttgattttgttgcgaCTTTGGTCCAAAACtttatgaaaatatttaaaatgacGGAATTACCCctttaattttgttttttcattttctttttgttacaataattaacaaaaacaaataattaacAAAAACAACCCCACCCCCACCCGACCTCTCCCCCTTCCCGTCTttctgtgacaactgtcaatttccagtcaagtcaaagtcaactaaagtcaacaagtcaaaccggtcaactcatctaacccttgtatactagggttttCATTTTGTTTCTTATTAAACAACTCGCACTCTTAatgcaaagtatcacttagagttttcaTGTGTTTgaaaactctaaaccctaatcagggcaagtgatgaaactactcaataaaacattattccttaACCCTCAGGGGTGTATGACAGTCATAACAAGACTTAACGAGGTTCACGAACCTTGAATTAcaaagccaaacactcaaaaaggtctcaAAGGAAGCCTCTCttaatctctttcactctatctttctatattaaaaatctctcccaaatctctccaataatgtggaatctctctcaaatctctctctgtatgtgaaatctctccaagtatgtcaaatctctcccaaatctctccaagaatgtggaatctctcccaaatctctctccgtatgtgatatctctccaagtatgtcaaatctctcccaaatctctccaagtatgtcaaatctctcccaaatctctccaagaatgtggaatctctcctaaatctctccaagaatgtggaatctctcccaaatctctctcaaaaccccttttgatttattttaatcatttggggcatcccgacacttgacttggtgaaaaaccactcGAAGCGGGAAGATACATTGGAAATtagcctcttagggccgaaacCTCTCTATATGGGCCAAACCCTCTTGGAACCGAGGCCACATGAACCGAGTCCGAAGTCCCCTTGAGCAGCCGCAACCATCGAGCCGAAGCCTCCGAGCCGCAGTCACCAAGCTGCATCCGACTTCGCTTCGGACCCTGCTGTCGAACCGCCCGCGGTGCCTCCTCGGACCGCAACCCCTTTTCCCTTCGGATCCACTTCAGCGGCCAAACCCCCACTTCGGACCTAGGGTTGTTAAGACCAGAATCACCCTCCTGACTTCGGATTTCCCCATTTTCACCCGATTTTCGACCacgactccgttttaagcccgtttttaattattttaacgggagattttcacccaaactcatattttgacatataaggtcccatatattcataaattcaacatatttttaaggaaatccttaattaagaataaaatccataaagtaagatcttgtggtggagtgttgacttggCCATAGTgttgacacaagcaaccacccccatacccactccatgactaacccacacccatcctaccatacctggtcattcaagaGTACTTTTCCCACTCATACTCACGTCTTAAGAGCTGGACAACCcctctctctcctcacacttccttcattctctcatttttcctcCAAGGATCACACTCCAAATTCTCtctcaaattcgagattcaagggctgatcatcaagttttctctcatttgtggtaagTGAAATTATCCTCcttatgatttttacactttcttttactcaaatcatagattccttacacaaactccatcatatttacgttagattctcgaatcttcaagcaatcctccaagtgttctcgagttgaacacttctttcctTTAACATTTatccactgaaatcacacaaggtgagttcataccccctatcttctcatgtttttcttaatttttaagggggggggggggggggaaatacaagttaaaacattaagaacataactaaactcatttaacaaccttcatcagaaaagtttaactccattcacggactgttttggtcaacttaaacattttagttttcaaaactgtattaggttcAAATATttcaggttcatacctttaaaatgactacttgcacatctccatacgattttcctacgatttatggtgatttttacaaaacagcctatcatttcagaaacgaattcggaccagtctgtgaatatgaacattttaacacaagttaaagacttccaaaaatcataataaaaattatgaataaactagacacattttatgagCTCACAGAATTTACAGATTcagttttcaacttcgtatgatttttctatgatttttctaaaacagtgttgAAAggctaaaaactagttaacagcttataactttcataacactttgtattatgttgagcaaagtgtataacaataagttctaaatattgaatgtattATCTTGTTAGTTtaacatcataaactgaaatttagtcattcatgataaggttTACTCATTCATTTCGAACACATATAATAAACTtcaatgagcatagtttatggatttttactacatgaaaaaggttttactctcaaaacaaatgggtttttcatatcctatgtgataaactataatagtaaTAGTTTGAGGATTTCATATCACTAATTTATTCAGAAAAGGTGATTTTACTTCCTCCACGGAAGAGGTTTTAATATCAAACTATGTGTAAACTAGTTAACTTAGGTTGTGAGGCAATTCACTCCCTGTACGTTTGAGTACGTGATCCcaattcctgtaagttataaccagagtctcttgtagggagagcgtgataattgtgtatagatctatattgggtttgacaccccacaccttgctactagctatAGTGGGAGCGCCATGCCTacgggtgacaagagtcatagtaTCTTAACGTCTGAAAAATGTTGTGCATGTTATTTctcgtcatagtatggttatagcgactcacataggtagTTAACTATCTTTCAAGTTTACATggaaaattttactttaaaaagGGGTTCACTtccaaatcaaaaagggttttatgccgatttaaaaccacttttatatctttaagtatggaaaatacttgtttattttcggtcttgggatttaggaccacataacttttataaggaaaatataggattttctttggAATCATATCTCTGTTAAAACTacattcatctagaattgttggTCTTcggctataattgctaagtgtataggttagagttatataagaatctattcataatcgacttagaattggtgggcccgccttccttcctgttctttgtttggttgtggacct
The genomic region above belongs to Lactuca sativa cultivar Salinas chromosome 4, Lsat_Salinas_v11, whole genome shotgun sequence and contains:
- the LOC111891386 gene encoding bifunctional nuclease 2 — encoded protein: MLRLQLCARTFVSSGAGDFVDHQKLFSTQLRCSSPSISYSTPTVKHYRRRRSKSVVISCNSSRGRRSKDYDYQDGDDYLEASVLMTETLMHYQMHIQGYQEAINWKPTTRLFPISGQGKGLRNNINTFGPEFLSQYRNPTIFLKISCDCDGDYLLPIIVGEYAVEKLISSTLEDEGFPNHFQLVKNIVGKLGYEVKMVQITERVDSIYFANICFHKPGTEDIRVDARPSDAINVAKRCRAPIYVSKQIVLTDAVKIVYGVNKLRDKKPTYDVFLDSAIDGPDVLAEELDLVTKMNLAVKDERYSDAAMWRDKLLKLRLPKNDP